Proteins from a genomic interval of Lysobacter arenosi:
- a CDS encoding nuclear transport factor 2 family protein, with product MKKPIPLIAALMTFAAVGASFASGPVSTKAAADPLFDSISALDTEVFTAFNTCSEPGQLQKHASYFAPDVEFYHDTGGVTWSRQEMLASTEKYVCGHFRRELVPGTLKVYPIKDFGAIEEGSHRFCQFDSGKCEGLADFLIVWNSNNGKWQITRVLSYGHRENK from the coding sequence ATGAAGAAGCCGATCCCGCTGATTGCCGCCCTGATGACCTTCGCCGCAGTGGGGGCGTCGTTCGCTTCCGGGCCCGTCAGCACGAAGGCGGCCGCAGATCCGTTGTTCGACAGCATCTCGGCACTGGATACCGAGGTGTTTACCGCGTTCAACACCTGCAGCGAACCGGGACAACTGCAGAAGCACGCCAGCTACTTCGCCCCGGACGTCGAGTTCTACCACGACACCGGCGGCGTGACCTGGTCGCGGCAGGAGATGCTCGCCAGCACGGAGAAGTACGTGTGCGGCCACTTCCGCCGCGAGCTGGTGCCGGGCACGCTCAAGGTTTACCCGATCAAGGATTTCGGCGCCATCGAGGAGGGCTCGCATCGTTTCTGCCAGTTCGACAGCGGCAAATGCGAGGGGCTGGCTGACTTCCTGATCGTGTGGAACAGCAACAATGGCAAGTGGCAGATCACCCGCGTGCTCAGCTACGGGCACCGCGAGAACAAATAG
- a CDS encoding DUF2269 family protein — protein MTTYLLVKWIHILSSVVLVGTGFGTAFYLFFGNRSGNVQAQAVVARLVVRADWWFTTPAVLIQPASGFLMAHLAGWPLATPWLSLSIALYLITGALWLPVVWLQVRMAAIATAAADGGNELPARYWRYAKWWEALGYPAFAAMLAVFYLMVAKPATWSQLLP, from the coding sequence ATGACGACCTACTTGCTGGTGAAGTGGATCCACATCCTGTCGAGCGTCGTGCTGGTCGGCACGGGATTCGGTACGGCGTTCTATCTGTTCTTCGGCAACCGTAGCGGCAACGTACAGGCGCAGGCGGTGGTCGCGAGGCTGGTGGTGCGGGCGGACTGGTGGTTCACCACGCCCGCTGTCCTGATCCAGCCTGCCAGTGGCTTCCTCATGGCGCACCTGGCCGGCTGGCCGCTGGCGACGCCATGGCTGTCGTTGTCGATCGCTCTCTACCTCATCACCGGAGCCCTCTGGTTGCCGGTGGTGTGGCTGCAGGTGCGTATGGCAGCCATCGCGACGGCGGCGGCCGACGGTGGCAATGAGCTGCCGGCCCGGTACTGGCGTTACGCGAAATGGTGGGAGGCGTTGGGCTACCCTGCGTTCGCCGCGATGCTGGCGGTGTTCTACCTCATGGTGGCCAAGCCCGCGACGTGGTCGCAGCTGCTGCCCTGA
- a CDS encoding saccharopine dehydrogenase family protein has protein sequence MRTLVLGGYGNFGARICRALAGDPTIDLLAGGRNRDQAQRLVDTLDGTASAAAVDFTAPDFAQTLRQLDVGLVVHAAGPFQRQSYAVAHAAAEAGAHYIDLADGRRFVCDFPAALHQRFQTIGRVGITGASTVPALSSAVVEHLCAGWAAIDSIDICIAPAQTAPRGKATLAAVLSYCGEPIRIWRGGKWVEAPGWAKPERVDFLRMRPRIGALCDIPDLELFPSHYAVRDGVMFRAALEVGFTQRAFAVLASLRGRGLLKRPERWAGLLNRTAVVFDFLGTSLGGMVVRVEGLDGRGRPARRAWHIAADYDHGPEIPCMPAILLARKLAAGSAMPAGAFTATGLLKLAEFQGEFARWKMVSDIVDEAVSSPSEPMPDATAA, from the coding sequence ATGAGAACACTGGTTCTGGGTGGCTACGGAAACTTCGGCGCCCGGATTTGCCGCGCCCTCGCAGGCGACCCGACCATCGACCTGCTGGCAGGCGGCCGCAATCGCGACCAGGCGCAGCGGCTGGTCGACACGCTTGATGGCACCGCCAGCGCGGCGGCCGTCGACTTCACTGCACCGGACTTCGCGCAGACGCTCAGGCAGCTCGATGTCGGGCTGGTCGTGCATGCGGCCGGGCCGTTCCAGCGGCAATCGTACGCGGTGGCCCACGCCGCCGCCGAGGCCGGCGCGCACTACATCGACCTGGCCGATGGCCGGCGCTTTGTCTGCGACTTCCCTGCGGCGCTGCATCAGCGATTCCAGACCATCGGGCGTGTCGGCATCACCGGTGCGAGCACCGTTCCGGCCCTGTCGTCGGCGGTAGTCGAGCATCTGTGTGCGGGTTGGGCTGCGATCGATTCGATCGACATCTGCATCGCGCCTGCACAGACCGCGCCGCGCGGCAAGGCGACGCTGGCGGCGGTACTCAGTTACTGCGGCGAGCCGATCCGGATCTGGCGCGGCGGGAAATGGGTCGAGGCGCCGGGCTGGGCCAAGCCGGAGCGCGTCGATTTCCTGCGCATGCGCCCGCGCATCGGCGCCCTGTGCGACATCCCCGACCTCGAACTCTTTCCCTCGCACTACGCCGTGCGCGACGGCGTGATGTTCCGGGCGGCGCTCGAGGTCGGTTTCACGCAGCGCGCCTTTGCGGTGCTGGCGTCGCTGCGTGGTCGTGGCCTGCTCAAGCGGCCGGAACGATGGGCCGGATTGTTGAATCGGACCGCCGTTGTCTTCGACTTCCTCGGAACGTCGCTGGGCGGGATGGTCGTCCGCGTCGAAGGCCTCGATGGGCGCGGGCGCCCTGCCCGGCGCGCCTGGCACATCGCCGCCGATTACGACCATGGACCCGAGATTCCGTGCATGCCCGCGATCCTGCTGGCCCGCAAGTTGGCCGCCGGCAGCGCAATGCCGGCCGGCGCCTTCACCGCCACTGGGCTGCTGAAGCTGGCCGAGTTCCAGGGCGAGTTCGCACGCTGGAAGATGGTGAGCGACATCGTCGATGAAGCAGTTTCGTCCCCTTCCGAACCCATGCCTGACGCCACCGCCGCATGA
- a CDS encoding TonB-dependent receptor, translating to MQKSGSRSRTHVAPARLKRFPLTAAICLAFASPAFAQDAATQPAQPAQPTQTTAGQREALVLDTVTVTSQKRSENLQKVPISIEVLGEQKLDELNVTDFEDYVKFLPSVSYQTFGPGFSQIYMRGVASGGDGNHSGSLPSVGVYLDEQPITTIQGPLDLHIYDVARVEALSGPQGTLYGASAQAGALRIITNKPDSGAFAAGYDLELNSVSGGGIGHIEEGFVNVPLSDSAAFRLVGWNQHDAGYIDNKPQDRQFPIRVDDGGTPGDTSDDVRGSWGGVLTNRNCTSNDLLVCTGRAEDDYNDVDTTGARMALRWDINENWAITPMIMGQKAVANGAFFTDREVGDLAISHFYKERSDDRWWQAAMTVEGKIGNFDLTYAYGHLKRDVDVDSDYNDYGFWYDTLASYSAYDDNDNFINPSQYIQGKDRYKKDSHELRLSSPSEDRFRLTAGLFYQDQKHDIEQRYKIDGFGSQYSITGWPDTIWLTKQDREDKDEAIFGEFSYDFIPEVLIGTIGGRHFRSENSLKGFFGFSDGWSSGSSYGESICIEQFGPDPANWPSFNGAPCQIFDKTVKESGNLGKANLTWQITPTKMIYGTWSEGYRPGGINRRGTLPPYLSDYLTNYEMGWKTSWADNRVTFNGSVFHQEWEDFQFSILGANGLTEIKNANQASIDGLEMDVNWAATYNLQIGAGVAFYDAQLTENYCGFTDDAGNPVTDCADPEAPDGTRLPVTPEFKGNIIARYNFTLGSMDAFVQGDVVHVGQRTSDLRILERGILGELDAYTVADFSVGVARNNWSLSMYINNIFDERADIYRFASCAETVCGASGVVPEYPNGQIYTVTNQPRTIGIRFGQKF from the coding sequence ATGCAGAAGTCCGGCAGTAGATCACGTACACACGTCGCGCCCGCGCGACTCAAGCGCTTTCCGCTGACGGCAGCCATCTGCCTGGCGTTCGCCTCACCGGCGTTCGCCCAGGATGCCGCCACGCAGCCGGCGCAACCGGCCCAGCCCACGCAGACCACCGCAGGCCAGCGCGAGGCGCTCGTCCTCGATACGGTCACGGTGACCTCGCAGAAGCGTTCGGAGAACCTGCAGAAGGTGCCGATCAGCATCGAAGTGCTGGGCGAGCAGAAGCTCGACGAACTCAACGTCACCGATTTCGAGGACTACGTTAAGTTCCTGCCGAGCGTCTCCTACCAGACCTTCGGTCCCGGCTTCTCGCAGATCTACATGCGCGGCGTCGCCAGCGGCGGCGACGGCAACCACTCCGGCTCGCTGCCGAGCGTGGGCGTGTACCTCGACGAGCAGCCGATCACCACCATCCAGGGCCCGCTCGACCTGCACATCTACGACGTCGCCCGCGTCGAGGCGCTGTCCGGCCCGCAGGGCACGCTGTACGGCGCCAGCGCCCAGGCCGGTGCGCTGCGCATCATCACCAACAAGCCCGACTCCGGCGCCTTCGCCGCCGGCTACGACCTCGAGCTCAACAGCGTCAGTGGCGGCGGCATCGGCCACATCGAGGAAGGCTTCGTCAACGTACCGCTCAGCGACTCGGCCGCATTCCGCCTGGTCGGCTGGAACCAGCACGACGCGGGCTACATCGACAACAAGCCGCAGGACCGCCAGTTCCCGATCCGCGTCGACGACGGCGGCACGCCGGGGGACACCAGCGACGACGTCCGCGGCAGCTGGGGCGGCGTGCTGACCAACCGCAACTGCACCAGCAACGACCTGCTGGTCTGCACGGGCCGCGCCGAGGACGACTACAACGACGTCGACACCACCGGCGCGCGCATGGCCCTGCGTTGGGACATCAACGAGAACTGGGCGATCACGCCGATGATCATGGGCCAGAAGGCCGTGGCCAACGGCGCCTTCTTCACCGACCGCGAAGTCGGCGACCTGGCGATCAGCCACTTCTACAAGGAGAGGTCGGACGACCGCTGGTGGCAGGCCGCCATGACGGTGGAAGGCAAGATCGGCAACTTCGACCTGACCTACGCCTACGGCCACCTCAAGCGCGACGTCGACGTCGACTCCGACTACAACGACTACGGCTTCTGGTACGACACGCTGGCCTCCTACAGCGCCTACGACGACAACGACAACTTCATCAACCCCTCCCAGTACATCCAGGGCAAGGACCGCTACAAGAAGGACAGCCACGAGCTGCGCCTGAGCTCGCCGAGCGAAGACCGCTTCCGCCTCACCGCCGGCCTGTTCTACCAGGACCAGAAGCACGACATCGAACAGCGCTACAAGATCGACGGCTTCGGTTCGCAGTACTCCATCACCGGCTGGCCCGACACCATCTGGCTGACCAAGCAGGACCGCGAAGACAAGGACGAGGCGATCTTCGGCGAGTTCTCGTACGACTTCATCCCCGAAGTGCTGATCGGCACCATCGGCGGCCGCCACTTCCGCTCGGAGAACAGCCTCAAGGGCTTCTTCGGCTTCAGTGACGGCTGGTCGTCGGGTTCCTCGTACGGCGAGTCGATCTGTATCGAGCAGTTCGGTCCGGACCCGGCCAACTGGCCGTCGTTCAATGGCGCCCCGTGCCAGATCTTCGACAAGACGGTCAAGGAAAGCGGCAACCTGGGCAAGGCCAACCTGACCTGGCAGATCACGCCGACCAAGATGATCTATGGCACCTGGTCGGAAGGCTACCGTCCGGGCGGCATCAACCGCCGCGGCACGCTGCCGCCGTACCTGTCGGACTACCTGACCAACTACGAGATGGGCTGGAAAACCAGCTGGGCCGACAACCGCGTCACCTTCAACGGCTCGGTGTTCCACCAGGAGTGGGAAGACTTCCAGTTCTCCATCCTCGGCGCCAACGGCCTGACCGAGATCAAGAACGCCAACCAGGCCAGCATTGACGGCCTGGAAATGGACGTGAACTGGGCGGCGACCTACAACCTGCAGATCGGTGCCGGCGTGGCGTTCTACGACGCCCAGCTGACCGAGAACTACTGCGGCTTCACCGACGACGCCGGCAACCCGGTCACCGACTGCGCCGATCCGGAAGCACCGGACGGCACGCGCCTGCCGGTCACGCCGGAGTTCAAGGGCAACATCATCGCCCGCTACAACTTCACGCTGGGCTCGATGGATGCCTTCGTGCAGGGCGACGTGGTGCACGTGGGTCAGCGCACGTCTGACCTGCGCATCCTCGAACGCGGCATCCTCGGCGAGCTGGATGCGTACACCGTGGCGGACTTCTCGGTGGGCGTCGCCCGCAACAACTGGTCGTTGAGCATGTACATCAACAACATCTTCGACGAGCGCGCGGACATCTACCGGTTCGCCAGCTGCGCGGAGACGGTGTGCGGTGCTTCGGGCGTGGTGCCGGAGTATCCGAACGGCCAGATCTACACCGTGACCAACCAGCCGCGCACGATCGGCATCCGGTTCGGGCAGAAGTTCTAA
- a CDS encoding GFA family protein — MKYEGSCHCGRVAFEVEGTIDSGLSCNCSMCGRKGSLLWFVPRDQMRLTTPEDAASTYLFNKHVIKHRFCPVCGIHPYGEGTDPKGNAVAAINLRCLEGIDLAAIPIHEYDGKSK; from the coding sequence ATGAAGTACGAGGGAAGCTGCCATTGCGGCCGCGTCGCGTTCGAGGTGGAAGGCACCATCGACAGCGGCCTGTCCTGCAATTGCTCGATGTGCGGCCGCAAGGGATCGCTGCTGTGGTTCGTCCCGCGCGATCAGATGCGGCTGACGACGCCCGAGGACGCGGCGAGCACCTACCTGTTCAACAAGCACGTGATCAAACACCGCTTCTGCCCGGTGTGCGGCATCCATCCCTACGGCGAAGGCACTGATCCGAAGGGCAACGCCGTCGCCGCGATCAACCTGCGTTGCCTCGAGGGCATCGACCTAGCCGCCATCCCGATCCACGAGTACGACGGCAAGTCGAAGTAA